The following coding sequences lie in one Mesorhizobium sp. NZP2298 genomic window:
- a CDS encoding ATP-binding protein: MSRRRNSEPIKPTARAPLSLRLWPRSLTFRVIAFSTVWAILTLVVIFTLITTLYRQASERGFDSLLSAHLFNLIGSIGISDTGALTGAPDLGDLRFSEPNSGWYWSVEPASEGVHGDLHSSSMTSKIPSPSVADVPFNASFQRSYAAEGIDGEQLEVFESEFVLDAKNRAARFRVMGNQSELEQEIATFQRRLLTYLSLFGVGMIAINAIAILLGLQPLRRVRNALAMVREGTAQRLDGRFPAEIEPLANETNALIENNKRIVERSRTQVGNLAHSLKTPLAVLLNEGRALGGAKGQLIAEQAASMQKQVDHYLQRARVAAQRDSVVYRTPVAPLVQRMVRVLQKLNPQTSLSLSLPATEIVFAGEREDLEELLGNLLENAMKWAKSAVSVSVVSLASKDDNFFEISIEDDGPGIPEDKARDALKRGRRLDETKPGTGLGLAIVADLINEYGGVLALERSGMGGLKAVVRLRSLQ; the protein is encoded by the coding sequence GTGAGCCGGAGGCGTAACTCGGAACCGATCAAACCAACCGCAAGGGCGCCGCTTTCGCTGCGTTTGTGGCCGCGTTCGCTGACGTTCCGCGTGATCGCCTTTTCCACCGTATGGGCGATCCTGACCCTTGTCGTCATCTTCACCCTGATCACCACGCTTTATCGCCAGGCCAGCGAGCGTGGCTTCGACAGCCTTTTGTCGGCGCATCTGTTCAACCTGATCGGTTCCATCGGCATTTCCGACACGGGAGCGCTCACCGGTGCTCCCGACCTTGGAGACCTCCGCTTCTCGGAGCCGAATTCGGGCTGGTACTGGTCGGTCGAGCCTGCCTCGGAAGGTGTGCATGGCGACCTTCACTCGTCGTCGATGACAAGCAAGATCCCGTCGCCGAGCGTGGCCGACGTGCCCTTCAATGCCAGCTTCCAGCGCAGCTATGCGGCCGAAGGCATCGACGGTGAGCAGCTCGAAGTGTTCGAGAGCGAATTCGTCCTCGACGCCAAGAACCGCGCCGCGCGTTTTCGTGTCATGGGCAACCAGAGCGAACTCGAACAGGAGATCGCTACCTTTCAGCGCCGCCTGCTGACCTATCTCAGCCTGTTCGGCGTCGGCATGATCGCCATCAACGCGATCGCTATCCTGCTCGGCTTGCAGCCGCTGCGCAGGGTCAGGAACGCACTTGCCATGGTGCGCGAAGGCACCGCACAGAGGCTCGACGGCCGCTTCCCGGCCGAGATCGAACCGTTGGCCAACGAAACCAACGCCTTGATCGAGAACAACAAACGCATCGTCGAGCGCTCGCGAACCCAGGTCGGCAATCTCGCCCATTCGCTGAAGACGCCGCTTGCCGTGCTGCTCAACGAGGGCAGGGCACTTGGCGGCGCCAAGGGACAATTGATCGCCGAACAGGCCGCCTCGATGCAGAAGCAGGTTGACCATTACCTGCAGCGCGCCCGCGTCGCTGCGCAGCGCGACAGCGTCGTCTATCGCACGCCGGTGGCGCCGCTGGTCCAGCGCATGGTGCGGGTCTTGCAGAAGCTCAACCCGCAGACCAGCCTGTCGCTGTCGCTGCCGGCCACCGAGATCGTCTTTGCCGGAGAGCGCGAGGACCTCGAGGAACTGCTTGGCAATCTTCTCGAAAATGCGATGAAATGGGCAAAAAGCGCCGTGTCGGTCTCGGTTGTGTCCTTGGCCAGCAAGGATGACAATTTTTTCGAGATCAGCATCGAGGATGACGGCCCGGGCATCCCCGAGGACAAGGCGCGCGACGCGCTGAAGCGTGGAAGGCGCCTGGACGAGACAAAACCGGGAACGGGTCTGGGGCTTGCCATTGTCGCCGACCTTATCAACGAGTATGGAGGCGTTCTGGCGCTCGAACGGTCCGGCATGGGCGGACTGAAGGCGGTGGTGCGATTGCGGAGCCTTCAGTAA